One genomic segment of Natrononativus amylolyticus includes these proteins:
- a CDS encoding universal stress protein, whose protein sequence is MGDRILVPIDDSEPAREALTEALELFATEQIVVLHVLDTNESSHGIEGGAADGWYEAKKEEAEELFEDAQAVADEYDAPLETAIESGRPDRTIVDYATEHGVDHIVMGSHGRSGVSRILVGSVAESVIRNAPVSVTIARRRSAVDE, encoded by the coding sequence ATGGGCGATCGCATTCTCGTTCCGATCGACGACTCAGAACCGGCTCGAGAGGCACTCACGGAGGCGCTGGAGCTGTTCGCGACCGAGCAGATCGTCGTCCTCCACGTGCTCGACACGAACGAGTCGAGTCACGGGATCGAGGGGGGCGCCGCCGACGGCTGGTACGAGGCGAAAAAGGAGGAGGCTGAGGAATTGTTCGAGGACGCACAGGCGGTTGCCGACGAGTACGACGCGCCGCTCGAGACGGCCATCGAATCCGGCCGGCCGGACCGAACGATCGTCGACTACGCGACGGAGCACGGGGTCGATCACATCGTCATGGGCAGCCACGGTCGATCCGGCGTCTCGCGCATCCTGGTCGGTAGCGTCGCCGAGAGCGTGATCCGCAACGCGCCCGTGTCGGTGACGATCGCCAGGCGCCGATCCGCGGTTGACGAGTGA
- a CDS encoding universal stress protein, protein MSRQLLVPMDDSEPARAALHHALSLFPDAEITVIHAVDDLAAGYSGRPPAAAGEEAEPEFFDDVDRLAEEYGVAIDRRVVSGTAAEAVLEFADEAEIDQIIMGSRGRSGVSRVLLGSIAEQVARRATVPVTIVR, encoded by the coding sequence ATGAGCCGACAGTTGCTCGTCCCGATGGACGACTCAGAGCCGGCACGAGCCGCCCTCCACCACGCGCTCTCGCTGTTTCCCGACGCCGAGATCACGGTGATCCACGCCGTCGACGACCTCGCGGCGGGCTACAGCGGCCGTCCCCCAGCGGCCGCCGGCGAGGAAGCCGAACCCGAGTTCTTCGACGACGTCGACCGACTCGCCGAGGAGTACGGCGTTGCAATCGACCGCCGGGTAGTCAGCGGGACGGCCGCCGAGGCGGTGCTCGAGTTCGCCGACGAGGCGGAGATCGACCAGATAATCATGGGCAGCCGTGGGCGGTCGGGCGTCTCGCGCGTACTACTGGGAAGTATCGCCGAGCAGGTCGCCAGACGGGCGACGGTGCCGGTGACGATCGTTCGGTAG
- a CDS encoding DUF7118 family protein, with protein sequence MSTGLHQTDYVARLERARERLAEAERRIDAHGEDTVREAADAYRNAATLLERYVDRATGTGRENFKAYVELEGQFASLVEGLPEDLEHRSAFEDALEAIDKRRLSESDFERAEAALGPAAAFSELLEEREDAREALVDARKAATRRIREIDEEIGERERLCELGEADLEAPVERLREPVGSYNAAIREAFERYRHDATAREVFALCRRSRLYPFVPFERPPADLARYVAENPAGEYTIPQLLEYAGYSRSKLDHYVDDADELKRQVATQQTYLEGIDATPLTLSWPPESAGVLRRRVRELQPFVARVASEDAVALLREVRDRSYDGEYERLRTAAVALERLSDDERARLAGGEVEAELEALREERRQLRRALESDGANA encoded by the coding sequence ATGAGCACGGGACTCCACCAGACCGACTACGTGGCTCGGCTCGAGCGCGCCCGCGAACGGCTCGCGGAAGCCGAGAGACGGATCGACGCCCACGGCGAAGACACCGTCAGGGAGGCCGCCGACGCCTACCGGAACGCGGCGACTCTCCTCGAGCGCTACGTCGACCGCGCGACAGGCACCGGCCGGGAGAACTTCAAGGCGTACGTCGAACTCGAAGGGCAGTTCGCCTCGCTGGTCGAGGGGCTCCCCGAGGACCTCGAGCACCGGTCGGCGTTCGAAGACGCCCTGGAGGCGATCGACAAGCGCCGGCTGAGCGAATCGGACTTCGAGCGCGCCGAGGCCGCTCTGGGGCCGGCGGCGGCGTTCTCGGAACTGCTCGAGGAACGCGAGGACGCCCGCGAGGCGCTGGTGGACGCCCGAAAGGCGGCGACCCGCCGGATCCGGGAGATCGACGAGGAGATTGGCGAGCGCGAGCGGCTGTGCGAACTCGGCGAGGCCGACCTCGAGGCACCCGTCGAGCGGCTGCGCGAGCCGGTCGGCAGCTACAACGCGGCGATCCGCGAGGCGTTCGAGCGCTACCGCCACGACGCCACCGCGCGGGAGGTGTTCGCCCTCTGTCGGCGCAGCCGGCTCTACCCGTTCGTCCCGTTCGAGCGCCCGCCCGCGGACCTCGCACGCTACGTCGCCGAAAACCCGGCCGGCGAGTACACGATCCCGCAGCTGCTCGAGTACGCCGGCTACTCCCGGTCGAAACTCGACCACTACGTCGACGACGCCGACGAGCTCAAGCGGCAGGTCGCGACACAGCAAACGTATCTCGAGGGGATCGACGCCACACCCCTGACGCTCTCGTGGCCACCCGAGTCGGCGGGAGTGCTCCGGCGGCGGGTTCGCGAGCTACAGCCGTTCGTCGCCCGCGTCGCGAGCGAGGACGCCGTCGCCCTGCTCCGGGAGGTACGCGACCGGAGCTACGACGGGGAGTACGAGCGCCTCCGGACCGCCGCGGTCGCCCTCGAGCGCCTGAGCGACGACGAACGCGCCCGCCTCGCCGGCGGCGAGGTCGAGGCCGAACTCGAGGCGCTGCGCGAGGAGCGCCGGCAGCTCCGGCGAGCCCTCGAGTCGGACGGCGCGAACGCCTGA